The Besnoitia besnoiti strain Bb-Ger1 chromosome Unknown contig00031, whole genome shotgun sequence genome window below encodes:
- a CDS encoding uncharacterized protein (encoded by transcript BESB_051060) — translation MSLFRAHLVFYRCALNLNSSYNFGFLVAITFVLQIITGITLAFRYTSEASCAFASVQHLVREVAAGWEFRMLHATTASFVFLCILIHMSRGMYNSSYSYLTTAWMSGLVLYLLTIATAFLGYVLPWDR, via the coding sequence atgagtctattccgggcacacctcgtcttttatcggtgtgctctcaatctaaattcatcttataactttggtttcttagttgcaattacctttgtactccaaataattacaggtatcactttagcgttccgatatacttctgaagcatcttgtgcatttgctagtgttcaacatctagttagagaggtagcagcaggatgggaatttaggatgttgcatgcaacaactgcttctttcgtcttcttgtgtatcttaatacacatgtctcgaggtatgtataactccagctatagttatttaactactgcttggatgtctggtttagttttatatctacttactatagccactgctttcctcggttatgtactaccatgggacagatga
- a CDS encoding uncharacterized protein (encoded by transcript BESB_051020), with product MLVPKNYILYIWAIIFTALMLVFTLPILTGGLVMILLDLHVNTEFYDSMYSGDSVLYQHLFWFFGHPEVYILILPAFGVVSQTLSMYAARSVFGGQSMILAYGLYFYSRFLSMGTSYDDSRF from the coding sequence atgctggtgcctaagaactatattctatatatctgggctatcatatttactgcccttatgttagtcttcactctacctattcttactggtggattagttatgatccttcttgatctacacgtaaacactgaattttatgattctatgtattctggtgatagtgtactttatcaacatctattctggttcttcggacatccagaggtatacattctaattttacctgcttttggtgtagtctcgcagacattatctatgtatgctgctagatctgtcttcggtggacaatctatgatcttagcttatgggttgtatttctattctaggttccttagtatgggcacatcatatgatgacagtcggttctag
- a CDS encoding uncharacterized protein (encoded by transcript BESB_051010) — protein MGTDEFLGATVITNLLSPIPYLVPWLLGGYYVSDVTLKRFFVLHFILPFVGCILIVLHIFYLHLNGSSNPAGIDSALKVAFYPHMLMTDAKCLSYLIGLIFLQTAFGLIELSHPDNSIPVNRFVTPLHIVPEWYFLAYYAVLKVIPSKTGGLLVFMSSLINLALLSEIRALNTRMLIRQHFMTRNVVSGWVIIWVYSMIFLIIIGSAIPQATYILYGRLATIVYLTTGLVLCLY, from the coding sequence atggggacagatgagtttctgggtgctacagtcattactaatctcctttctccaataccatatttagtaccttggttactcggtggatactatgtatctgatgtaacattaaaacgattctttgtattgcactttatattaccttttgtaggttgcattctaattgtattacacatcttctatttacatttaaatggttctagtaaccctgcaggtattgattccgcacttaaagtagccttctatcctcatatgttaatgaccgatgctaaatgtctatcctatctaattggtttaattttcttacaaacggcttttggtttgattgaattatcgcacccagataactccataccagtgaaccggtttgtaactccgcttcatatcgtacctgaatggtactttttagcatattatgcggtgttaaaagtaatcccatccaaaaccggtggtttgttagtatttatgtcctctctcattaacttagctcttttatctgaaattcgagctttgaatactcgaatgttgatacgacaacattttatgactcgaaatgtagtcagtggatgggtaattatttgggtatacagtatgatcttcttgattattattggtagtgctattccacaagcgacttatatcttatatggtagattagctactatcgtatatcttactaccggattggttctatgcttatactaa
- a CDS encoding uncharacterized protein (encoded by transcript BESB_050900) — protein MITVILKSNTFSCLKQSSGVVVYCNHKELGCLYLITGVIFSILGTIMSLFIRFELYSSGSRIICTETIATYNVIITIHGLAMIFMFLMPALYGGYGNFFVPIYIGGSEVVFPRTNAISYFLVPLGSVLLTQSICSEFGSGLGWTMYPPLSTSLMVLNPEATDWIIGGLAVLGISSILSSINFLGTCVFMGSNAGAKNYILYIWAIIFTALMLVFTLPILTGGLVMILLDLHVNTEFYDSMYSGDSVLYQHLFWFFGHPEVYILILPAFGVVSQTLSMYAARSVFGGQSMILAMGCISILGSLVWAHHMMTVGLEVDTRAYFSAMTIMIAIPTGTKIFNWLGTYMASHTTTRTVDLWAALSFILLFTLGGTTGVVMGNAGMDIALHDTYYIVAHFHFVLSLGAVLATICGFIFYSRDMFGDTVNLFHVNTGASPYLSIWFVVFLGSILLIFIPMHILGFNVMPRRIPDYPDYLCYINTWCSIGSISTIVIILTMLC, from the coding sequence atgattaccgtgatattgaaatccaacacttttagctgtcttaagcagtccagtggggtggtggtgtactgcaatcataaagaacttggttgtctgtatctcataaccggagtcatcttcagtattctaggaactataatgtctttgtttattcgatttgagttatacagttctggatcgcggatcatttgtacagagacgatagctacttataatgtgataataacgatacatggcctagctatgatctttatgttcttaatgcctgctttgtacggaggatatggtaacttctttgtaccaatatatattggtggttcggaagtcgttttcccaagaactaacgcgatctcctattttctagtaccattaggttctgtgttgttaactcaaagtatttgttccgagtttggtagtggtcttggttggacaatgtatcctccactaagtactagcttgatggtgttaaatccagaggcaactgattggattatcggaggtcttgcagtactaggaattagtagtattttaagttctattaacttccttggtacttgcgtcttcatgggttctaatgctggtgctaagaactatattctatatatctgggctatcatatttactgcccttatgttagtcttcactctacctattcttactggtggattagttatgatccttcttgatctacacgtaaacactgaattttatgattctatgtattctggtgatagtgtactttatcaacatctattctggttcttcggacatccagaggtatacattctaattttacctgcttttggtgtagtctcgcagacattatctatgtatgctgctagatctgtcttcggtggacaatctatgatcttagctatgggttgtatttctattctaggttccttagtatgggcacatcatatgatgacagtcggtctagaggtagataccagagcttatttctctgctatgactattatgattgcaattcctaccggtactaagattttcaactggttaggtacctatatggctagccatacaactacaagaactgtagatctatgggctgctcttagttttatcctattgtttactctaggtggtactacaggtgtagttatgggtaacgctggtatggatattgccctacatgatacatactatattgtagctcatttccatttcgtattatctcttggtgcagtactagctactatatgtggctttatcttctatagcagagatatgttcggagatactgtaaatctattccatgtaaataccggtgcttctccatatttaagcatctggtttgtagtcttcttaggtagtatcttattaattttcatccctatgcatatacttggtttcaacgttatgccaagaaggataccagattaccctgattatctttgttatattaatacatggtgttcaattggttctatatccacaatagttatcatcttaactatgctctgctaa
- a CDS encoding uncharacterized protein (encoded by transcript BESB_051000) → MSLFIRFELYSSGSRIICTETIATYNVIITIHGLAMIFMFLMPALYGGYGNFFVPIYIGGSEVVFPRTNAISYFLVPLVNSFV, encoded by the coding sequence atgtctttgtttattcgatttgagttatacagttctggatcgcggatcatttgtacagagacgatagctacttataatgtgataataacgatacatggcctagctatgatctttatgttcttaatgcctgctttgtacggaggatatggtaacttctttgtaccaatatatattggtggttcggaagtcgttttcccaagaactaacgcgatctcctattttctagtaccattagtgaactcttttgtctga
- a CDS encoding uncharacterized protein (encoded by transcript BESB_050910), with protein MIAVHHHPTGLLKTAKSVGFQYPTTLRLFHIGYVLGVIYGFLFSLILTARENYYSDASLISSIVLGVIISETGLFISFFWGVYTTSWTTGLDLEGLCLPDPSSLVLFMTIMLSALAEHS; from the coding sequence atgattgcagtacaccaccaccccactggactgcttaagacagctaaaagtgttggatttcaatatcctactacattaagattattccacatcggttatgttctaggcgtaatatatggattcttgttctcactcatcttaacagcgagagaaaactactactcagatgctagtctaatcagtagcatcgtacttggagttatcatctctgagacaggattatttatcagctttttctggggagtatatactacgagttggactactggtttagatcttgaaggtctttgtttaccggatccaagttctcttgtgcttttcatgaccatcatgttaagtgcattagcagagcatagttaa
- a CDS encoding uncharacterized protein (encoded by transcript BESB_050920): MSAHYSLVIEQDSTVCSYLPYYLIGLIFLQTAFGLIELSHPDNSIPVNRFVTPLHIVPEWYFLAYYAVLKVIPSKTGGLLVFMSSLINLALLSEIRALNTRMLIRQHFMTRNVVSGWVIIWVYSMIFLIIIGSAIPQATYILYGRLATIVYLTTGLVLCLY, translated from the exons atgtcggctcattactcccttgttattgaacaagattca acagtttgttcctatctaccatattatctaattggtttaattttcttacaaacggcttttggtttgattgaattatcgcacccagataactccataccagtgaaccggtttgtaactccgcttcatatcgtacctgaatggtactttttagcatattatgcggtgttaaaagtaatcccatccaaaaccggtggtttgttagtatttatgtcctctctcattaacttagctcttttatctgaaattcgagctttgaatactcgaatgttgatacgacaacattttatgactcgaaatgtagtcagtggatgggtaattatttgggtatacagtatgatcttcttgattattattggtagtgctattccacaagcgacttatatcttatatggtagattagctactatcgtatatcttactaccggattggttctatgcttatactaa
- a CDS encoding uncharacterized protein (encoded by transcript BESB_050930), giving the protein MTIMLSALSIVVSSVYLKNQHLYTSCTNIMTFTLVVAFLMLVCTEYLGLSLYINDNAFGNGLFILTGIHFSHVIVGAILVFFTQSIYSSLVTYMPTSSIMLSKSKGMLCKIFTEPFTILYLHFVETMWILIHITFYL; this is encoded by the coding sequence atgaccatcatgttaagtgcattaagtatagtggtatccagcgtatatttgaaaaaccaacatttgtatacaagctgtacgaatatcatgacattcactttggtagtcgccttcttaatgttagtctgtacggaatacttaggactatctctttatattaatgataatgcatttggtaatggacttttcatcttaactggtatacattttagccatgttattgttggagctatccttgtattcttcactcaaagtatctatagttctttagttacttacatgcctacaagctctataatgctaagcaaatctaaaggtatgttatgcaagatctttacagaaccattcactattttatatctacactttgtagaaaccatgtggatattaatccacattacattctatctctaa
- a CDS encoding uncharacterized protein (encoded by transcript BESB_050940), whose protein sequence is MSLFRAHLVFYRCALNLNSSYNFGFLVAITFVLQIITGITLAFRYTSEASCAFASVQHLVREVAAGWEFRMLHATTASFVFLCILIHMSRGMYNSSYSYLTTAWMSGLVLYLLTIATAFLGYVLPWGQMSFWGATVITNLLSPIPYLVPWLLGGYYVSDVTLKRFFVLHFILPFVGCILIVLHIFYLHLNGSSNPAGIDSALKVAFYPHMLMTDAKCLSYLIGLIFLQTAFGLIELSHPDNSIPVNRFVTPLHIVPEWYFLAYYAVLKVIPSKTGGLLVFMSSLINLALLSEIRALNTRMLIRQHFMTRNVVSGWVIIWVYSMIFLIIIGSAIPQATYILYGRLATIVYLTTGLVLCLY, encoded by the coding sequence atgagtctattccgggcacacctcgtcttttatcggtgtgctctcaatctaaattcatcttataactttggtttcttagttgcaattacctttgtactccaaataattacaggtatcactttagcgttccgatatacttctgaagcatcttgtgcatttgctagtgttcaacatctagttagagaggtagcagcaggatgggaatttaggatgttgcatgcaacaactgcttctttcgtcttcttgtgtatcttaatacacatgtctcgaggtatgtataactccagctatagttatttaactactgcttggatgtctggtttagttttatatctacttactatagccactgctttcctcggttatgtactaccatggggacagatgagtttctggggtgctacagtcattactaatctcctttctccaataccatatttagtaccttggttactcggtggatactatgtatctgatgtaacattaaaacgattctttgtattgcactttatattaccttttgtaggttgcattctaattgtattacacatcttctatttacatttaaatggttctagtaaccctgcaggtattgattccgcacttaaagtagccttctatcctcatatgttaatgaccgatgctaaatgtctatcctatctaattggtttaattttcttacaaacggcttttggtttgattgaattatcgcacccagataactccataccagtgaaccggtttgtaactccgcttcatatcgtacctgaatggtactttttagcatattatgcggtgttaaaagtaatcccatccaaaaccggtggtttgttagtatttatgtcctctctcattaacttagctcttttatctgaaattcgagctttgaatactcgaatgttgatacgacaacattttatgactcgaaatgtagtcagtggatgggtaattatttgggtatacagtatgatcttcttgattattattggtagtgctattccacaagcgacttatatcttatatggtagattagctactatcgtatatcttactaccggattggttctatgcttatactaa
- a CDS encoding uncharacterized protein (encoded by transcript BESB_051070), translated as MSLFRAHLVFYRCALNLNSSYNFGFLVAITFVLQIITGITLAFRYTSEASCAFASVQHLVREVAAGWEFRMLHATTASFVFLCILIHMSRGMYNSSYSYLTTAWMSGLVLYLLTIATAFLGYVLPWGQMSFLGCYSHY; from the coding sequence atgagtctattccgggcacacctcgtcttttatcggtgtgctctcaatctaaattcatcttataactttggtttcttagttgcaattacctttgtactccaaataattacaggtatcactttagcgttccgatatacttctgaagcatcttgtgcatttgctagtgttcaacatctagttagagaggtagcagcaggatgggaatttaggatgttgcatgcaacaactgcttctttcgtcttcttgtgtatcttaatacacatgtctcgaggtatgtataactccagctatagttatttaactactgcttggatgtctggtttagttttatatctacttactatagccactgctttcctcggttatgtactaccatggggacagatgagttttctggggtgctacagtcattactaa